The nucleotide window CGGCGAACAGCCGCCGCTGCTCGGTCGCCGACTCCTCCTTGAAGATGAACCCCGGCCGCATCCGCACCACGCGGATGTCCGGGTGGTCGCGCTCGAAAATGTCGAGCACGCGCTCGACGTAGGCCTTCTCCCGGCCGTACGCGGCGTTCGGCCAGCCGTGGGTCGGCCAGGACTCGTCGACGGGCGGGTCCTTGGGCCCGGGGGAGTACGCCCCCACGGACGAGGAGTGGACGAGGACGGAGACCCCGGCCCGGGCGGCGGCGTCGAAGACGCGCGTGCTCCCGAGCACGTTGGACCTCCACGTGGTGACCGGGTCGTGGGTGGGCTGAAACAGCCAGGCCAGGTGCACGACCGCGTCGGCGCCGGCGAGGATCGGGTCGAGGTCGTCGCGGAAGACGTCGGCCGTACGCCATTCGGTCTTCGCCGGGCGCCAGCCCGGCATCCGCCTGGCCACCCCGACGATCGAGGTCACGCTGGTCTCGGACTCGAGGGCGGTGAGCACGCTCGTGCCGACGTTCCCGCTTGCACCAATCACGACAACTCGCATGAAATACTCCGTTTCCGGACACTCGCCGGTGCAAACCGGTTGCCGACCGCCGTACGGCCCGCTTTCCGGCGCGGTGGCGATCAGGCGGGAGCTCCAGATTTCCCCTGGGACAATGCGGGGGAATCAGTGGTGGCGCGGGAATACCGCTACCTAGGAGGATTAAGTTCTCATACTGGTCAGAGAGGCGGAGTAGCGGAGATGGCTCAGATCGTCGGTGGCGGACGCCCCGTCAATGACGCCGAGCGAAGGGTCATCGCGCACCTGCGGGACAACGCCCCTGACGACTGGCTGCTGCTGCACAACATCGAGGTGCCGCGCGGCGCCGACCTGTTCGAGGTGGACGTGGTCGTGCTCACCGGCCACTCCCTCGTGGTGATCGACGTGAAGGGGGCCCGGGGCCGGTTCGAGGTGTCGGGCACCCGGTGGTTCCCCCAGCACCGGGAGGCGTTCGGCTCGCCGGTGGCCAAGCTGCGCGGCACCGCGCGGGCGCTGAAGGGCCTGCTGATCGAGGAGCACCGCGAGCTGGAGCGGTTGTACGTCGACAACGTGGTGGTGCTGACCGCCCCCGGAGCCGTCCTCGTCGACCCCAGCGGCCGCGACGCCCGCCACGTCACCACCATCGCCGGGCTCATCCCCATGCTCAGCGACGTGTCCCGGGTCAGGCACGGATGCAGCCGGGACGCCGGGCCGTACCGGACCGCGATCATCGAGGCGCTGAACGGCACCGTGCGCCGCTCGACCGCGCCGCCGCGCTTCGGCAACTGGGAGGTGGAGGAGCAACTGGGCGGCGACAGCCGGGTCACGGAGTATCGCGCCGTCAACGCGACCGCCCCGACCAGCGGGACCGTGCTGCTGCGGGTCTACCGCGCCGACCCGCTGGCCGAGCAGCGGCGGCGGGTGGCCGAGCAGCGCCGGATCGCCAACGCCTACCAGTCGCTCGCCAAGATCCCGCCGCATCCCTGCGTCGTACGCTCGCGGGACTTCTTCGCCATCGACGACGAGAGCCGGTTCGTGCTCGTGCTCGACGACGTGCACGGGCAGGCCCTGCACCTGCACCTGACCGGGCGGAAGCTGGGCATCGACGCCAAGCTCGGCGTGATGGAGGACATGCTGGACGGCCTCGCCCACGTCCACGCCAACAACGTCATCCACCGGTCGCTGACCCCCGCCTGCGTGCTCGTCACCGACGACGGCAACGCGATGCTGACCGGTTTCGACTACGCCAAGCCCGGCCCGCGCAAGCACACCGTGGCCAACGAACTGCCGAACATCCTCGACGTCCACTACGTCGCCCCCGAGTGCCGGGCCCGCCCCGACCGGATGACCCCCGCCGCGGACGTGTACTCGGCCGGGGTGATCGCCTTCCAGCTCCTGACCGGCGAGCTGCCCATGCCCGGCGTGGACGCCGAGCCGGACGCCGGCGGCGTCGCCCCCGA belongs to Microbispora sp. ZYX-F-249 and includes:
- a CDS encoding NAD-dependent epimerase/dehydratase family protein — translated: MRVVVIGASGNVGTSVLTALESETSVTSIVGVARRMPGWRPAKTEWRTADVFRDDLDPILAGADAVVHLAWLFQPTHDPVTTWRSNVLGSTRVFDAAARAGVSVLVHSSSVGAYSPGPKDPPVDESWPTHGWPNAAYGREKAYVERVLDIFERDHPDIRVVRMRPGFIFKEESATEQRRLFAGPFLPQRLVRPELIPFVPDMPRLRFQALHSRDAGEAFRLALTRDVRGAFNLAADPLIDPAVLADLLGARRVPLPSAVVRTAVSAGWHLRLIPASPGMVEMVLQIPIMDTTRAREELGWQPRHSAVDALRAVIEGMRRGAGMQTPPLAPDSGRERVKEVTTGVGTRP
- the mads6 gene encoding methylation-associated defense system protein kinase MAD6, with product MAQIVGGGRPVNDAERRVIAHLRDNAPDDWLLLHNIEVPRGADLFEVDVVVLTGHSLVVIDVKGARGRFEVSGTRWFPQHREAFGSPVAKLRGTARALKGLLIEEHRELERLYVDNVVVLTAPGAVLVDPSGRDARHVTTIAGLIPMLSDVSRVRHGCSRDAGPYRTAIIEALNGTVRRSTAPPRFGNWEVEEQLGGDSRVTEYRAVNATAPTSGTVLLRVYRADPLAEQRRRVAEQRRIANAYQSLAKIPPHPCVVRSRDFFAIDDESRFVLVLDDVHGQALHLHLTGRKLGIDAKLGVMEDMLDGLAHVHANNVIHRSLTPACVLVTDDGNAMLTGFDYAKPGPRKHTVANELPNILDVHYVAPECRARPDRMTPAADVYSAGVIAFQLLTGELPMPGVDAEPDAGGVAPEVMDLVRRMRDPTPAKRPDAVTALAELRVARDAQPRRRAPFGGRLRNALRRLSRPAHR